The Snodgrassella alvi wkB2 genome window below encodes:
- a CDS encoding LPS-assembly protein LptD, with the protein MSYLFSPKPLALALTTVFCTLPGFVLAASPLSMGEGNVCTAPQRPKNFVKPVQSSGEANPGTDVTRVVADDVNGQSQVQVHAKGSVIIERNDVTLNSDWADYDQESQIVKAGDHFTLDNGKGRVTGEHVTYDMAKSTGVGDAGRFEMENDNRRLQGVGDEIQMGGKNRYRLQSAKFNTCNPGDDSWYIRSGSIDLDYDKNVGVARNATLVFGGVPLFYTPWIDFPLNGNRKSGFLTPTLKGGSDGFEIMAPYYLNLAPNYDATIRPHFISSRGLQLGGDFRYLQPTYQGQISADWVPNDQKSSHKNRAEIDFTHSQRLAKGLTGGIDYHQVSDDDYRRDFWSGDNGSSNLNRQAWLNYHRDLWGGTFDGSLMVQKYQTLASISGYKDQPYSRLPRLSATWNRYFGNHYAVNVYAEATRFEGRETGHKDWWIHKYPNGTRLVLLPTFTADYSNNWGYIRPKLSFHATHYDMNRQDNQDSRSMDRAVPLLSVDSGVTFERLWKNNRLNKGYIQTLEPRLFYTYIPRRNQNDMPLFDTAENSFTYDQLFHENRYSGQDRINAANFMTTALQSRIYDSTNGIERFAAGIGQRFYFRDDNVKLNDNTPKNKERKRSDMVAFGRAALSEHITAETNWHYNQDLKTSESYNFGIRYTPNAGKTISVRYKYGRYENLYDDVYGKMRTIDVGVQWPLTRNYYLVARQDYDFNSSTSLNQTVGIEYQSPCHCWSAGLVGSRYTDDYKKRKTAVLFQLQLRDLTGMGNGSLNQLTSQIPGYSNTYEVKH; encoded by the coding sequence TTGTCCTACTTATTCTCTCCAAAACCATTAGCTCTGGCCTTAACAACGGTTTTTTGTACTTTGCCCGGGTTTGTTCTTGCGGCCTCACCTTTGTCTATGGGCGAAGGAAATGTTTGTACAGCGCCACAGCGACCGAAAAATTTTGTTAAACCTGTACAAAGCAGCGGTGAAGCTAATCCGGGTACTGATGTTACCCGGGTTGTGGCTGACGATGTCAACGGGCAGTCACAGGTTCAGGTACATGCAAAAGGGAGTGTCATTATTGAGCGTAATGATGTCACTTTGAATTCAGACTGGGCTGATTATGATCAGGAAAGCCAGATTGTTAAAGCTGGTGATCACTTTACTTTAGATAATGGTAAGGGACGTGTTACTGGTGAACATGTTACTTACGACATGGCTAAAAGTACGGGTGTCGGTGATGCCGGCCGCTTCGAAATGGAAAATGATAACCGGCGTCTGCAAGGTGTTGGGGACGAGATACAGATGGGTGGTAAAAATCGATATCGTCTGCAAAGTGCTAAATTCAATACCTGTAATCCGGGCGATGACAGCTGGTATATCCGTTCAGGCAGTATTGATCTGGATTATGATAAAAATGTTGGGGTAGCCCGTAATGCAACGCTGGTATTTGGCGGTGTTCCTCTGTTTTATACACCATGGATCGATTTTCCGTTAAACGGCAATCGTAAAAGCGGGTTTCTGACGCCTACACTTAAAGGAGGATCTGACGGCTTTGAAATAATGGCTCCTTATTATCTGAATCTAGCTCCTAATTATGATGCAACTATCCGGCCGCATTTTATTAGCAGCCGTGGTCTACAGCTGGGTGGTGATTTCCGTTACCTGCAGCCGACTTATCAGGGACAGATTAGTGCTGACTGGGTGCCGAATGATCAGAAAAGCAGTCACAAAAATCGTGCTGAAATTGATTTTACCCATTCCCAGAGATTAGCAAAGGGATTAACCGGCGGTATTGACTATCATCAGGTCTCAGATGATGATTACCGGCGTGATTTCTGGAGCGGAGATAATGGCAGTTCTAATCTGAACCGGCAGGCATGGCTGAATTACCACCGAGATTTATGGGGCGGGACATTTGATGGCAGTTTAATGGTGCAAAAATATCAGACACTGGCCTCAATCAGTGGATATAAGGATCAGCCTTACTCACGTTTACCTCGTTTATCTGCTACGTGGAACCGTTATTTTGGTAATCATTACGCAGTCAATGTCTATGCTGAAGCAACCCGTTTTGAGGGCAGGGAAACTGGTCATAAAGACTGGTGGATACATAAATATCCCAATGGTACCCGTCTGGTGTTATTGCCAACATTTACTGCTGACTATTCCAATAACTGGGGGTATATCCGGCCAAAACTGAGTTTTCATGCCACTCATTATGATATGAACCGGCAGGATAATCAGGATAGCCGCAGTATGGATCGTGCCGTACCTTTACTTAGTGTGGATTCAGGCGTGACCTTTGAGCGTTTATGGAAAAACAATCGATTAAACAAGGGATATATTCAGACACTGGAACCACGTCTGTTTTATACCTATATACCGCGACGTAATCAGAATGATATGCCTTTGTTTGATACAGCCGAAAACAGTTTTACTTATGATCAGTTATTTCATGAAAACCGTTATTCAGGACAGGACAGAATCAATGCGGCTAATTTTATGACAACGGCGCTGCAATCTCGGATATATGATAGTACTAACGGTATTGAACGTTTCGCAGCCGGTATTGGTCAGCGCTTTTATTTCCGTGATGATAACGTCAAACTGAATGACAACACGCCTAAAAATAAAGAACGCAAACGCTCTGATATGGTGGCTTTTGGACGTGCTGCCCTGAGCGAGCACATCACAGCTGAAACTAACTGGCATTACAATCAGGATTTAAAAACATCTGAAAGTTATAACTTTGGCATCCGCTATACACCGAATGCAGGTAAAACTATCAGTGTTCGCTATAAATATGGTCGTTATGAAAATTTATACGATGATGTTTATGGCAAAATGCGTACAATAGATGTCGGTGTTCAATGGCCGCTAACCCGTAATTACTATCTGGTTGCACGGCAGGATTATGATTTTAATAGTAGTACATCTCTGAATCAGACAGTAGGGATAGAGTACCAGAGTCCATGTCATTGCTGGAGTGCCGGACTGGTAGGTTCCCGCTATACAGATGATTACAAAAAACGCAAAACCGCCGTATTATTCCAATTGCAGTTGCGTGACCTGACAGGTATGGGAAATGGTTCCCTCAATCAGCTCACTTCACAAATTCCCGGTTACAGCAATACTTATGAGGTAAAACATTAA
- the pdxA gene encoding 4-hydroxythreonine-4-phosphate dehydrogenase PdxA: MKNQLIIAVTSGEPAGIGPDICLDLASQDWPQRIVVLGDMQLLQQRAAQLNKKITIQAYQPDSNKPVSGVLEVCHIPVQVSVQAGKLNIQNAAYVLQLLDRAYTGIEQGEFAAIVTAPVHKGIINDSGIAFSGHTEYLAAKSTTSQVVMMLAGGGLRVALATTHLPLRAVADTLTLELLTEVLTILHHDLQTKFGLIQPRILVAGLNPHAGEGGHLGNEENDIIIPVISQLQQQGMQITGPFPADTLFQPFMLEQADAVLAMYHDQGLPVLKYASFGEGVNITLGLPFIRTSVDHGTALNLAGTGEATCSSLFAAIHAAVDMSRHWKAEQ; the protein is encoded by the coding sequence ATGAAGAATCAGTTAATTATTGCTGTTACTAGCGGAGAGCCGGCAGGTATCGGGCCAGATATCTGTCTGGATCTGGCCAGCCAGGACTGGCCGCAACGCATTGTGGTATTGGGAGATATGCAATTATTGCAGCAGCGTGCGGCACAACTGAATAAAAAAATTACCATACAGGCTTATCAGCCAGATAGTAACAAACCTGTATCCGGAGTACTGGAAGTTTGTCATATTCCAGTTCAGGTATCTGTTCAGGCAGGAAAATTAAACATACAAAATGCTGCTTATGTATTGCAATTACTGGACAGAGCATATACTGGCATAGAACAGGGTGAATTTGCTGCTATAGTCACTGCTCCGGTTCATAAAGGAATTATCAACGATAGCGGTATTGCTTTTAGCGGCCATACGGAATATCTGGCTGCTAAAAGTACTACTTCTCAAGTAGTAATGATGCTTGCCGGTGGCGGTCTGAGAGTGGCTTTAGCCACTACGCACTTACCACTGCGGGCAGTAGCAGATACCCTGACACTTGAATTATTAACCGAAGTACTAACTATTCTGCATCATGATTTGCAGACAAAATTCGGGCTGATACAGCCGCGTATTCTGGTTGCCGGTCTCAATCCGCATGCTGGTGAAGGCGGTCATCTTGGAAATGAAGAAAATGATATTATTATTCCGGTAATCAGCCAGTTACAACAGCAGGGTATGCAAATAACCGGACCATTTCCGGCAGATACACTGTTTCAGCCTTTCATGCTTGAACAGGCTGATGCTGTTCTGGCTATGTATCATGATCAGGGATTGCCGGTATTAAAATATGCAAGTTTTGGAGAGGGCGTTAATATCACTCTGGGACTGCCTTTTATCCGCACCTCAGTGGATCATGGTACTGCGCTGAATCTTGCCGGTACTGGTGAAGCAACCTGCAGCAGTTTATTTGCAGCAATTCATGCTGCAGTGGATATGAGCAGACACTGGAAAGCAGAGCAGTAA
- a CDS encoding ABC transporter ATP-binding protein yields MATPFIEMKNVVFAYGDRPILKNINFKLEQGSFTAIMGSSGSGKTTLLRLITGQISAQQGQVLINGRDIAEFSREELYYHRRNMGVLFQFGALFTDLSVFDNVAFPMREHTDLPESMIHDLVVMKLNAVGLRGVEQLMPSELSGGMARRVALARTIALDPALLLYDEPFTGLDPISLGVIASLVSKVNKALQTTSVMVTHDIQQSLDIASHVVFLAHGEIIFSGSPQQMRELDSPWINQFIHGQADGPVAFRYPATTTLQQDLDIA; encoded by the coding sequence ATGGCTACGCCGTTTATTGAAATGAAAAATGTGGTTTTCGCTTATGGCGACCGACCCATTTTAAAAAATATTAATTTTAAACTGGAGCAGGGCAGTTTTACCGCTATTATGGGTAGTTCTGGAAGTGGTAAAACAACCTTGTTGCGTTTAATTACCGGTCAGATCAGTGCACAACAGGGGCAAGTATTGATCAATGGTCGTGATATTGCCGAATTCAGTCGTGAAGAACTGTATTACCATCGCCGTAACATGGGCGTATTGTTTCAGTTTGGTGCTTTGTTTACGGATTTATCAGTATTCGATAATGTTGCTTTTCCAATGCGGGAACATACTGATTTGCCGGAAAGCATGATACATGATCTGGTGGTCATGAAACTGAATGCAGTTGGATTACGCGGGGTAGAGCAATTAATGCCGTCCGAGCTTTCCGGTGGTATGGCAAGACGAGTAGCACTGGCTCGTACAATTGCACTTGATCCGGCATTATTGCTATATGATGAACCATTTACCGGCCTGGATCCGATTTCACTCGGGGTAATAGCCAGTCTGGTAAGTAAGGTCAATAAAGCCTTACAAACTACCAGTGTAATGGTGACACATGATATCCAGCAATCTCTGGATATTGCCAGCCATGTGGTTTTTCTGGCACACGGTGAAATTATTTTTTCCGGTTCACCGCAACAAATGCGTGAACTGGATTCACCATGGATAAATCAGTTTATTCATGGTCAGGCAGACGGCCCGGTAGCATTTCGTTATCCGGCTACCACCACCTTACAACAGGATTTAGACATCGCGTGA
- the amgK gene encoding N-acetylmuramate/N-acetylglucosamine kinase AmgK — protein sequence MQRESELKKWFHTCYPQQEFVLSFAAADADFRRYFRATFTDDRTVICMDAPPDKMSILPYIKVQKLFQALNVPEIYHLDTQQGFMALEDFGNTPYLAALQQDKRAEVHKVLLLEAIDELIKLQLSSQPDQLPLYDEAVLKREMQLFPEWYVQKELGLSLTEKQQQLWQQTVNNILPVILSQPLVYVHRDFIVRNIMLTRDRPGILDFQDALYGPITYDLVSLLRDAFIEWDEEFILDIVIRYWEKAIAAGLPVRTDFDQFYRDFEWMGVQRHLKVAGIFARLYYRDGKDKYRGEIHRFLKYLRKTSRRYGELRPLLQLITELIGSEEVQTGYTF from the coding sequence ATGCAACGAGAATCTGAATTAAAAAAATGGTTTCATACCTGCTATCCGCAACAGGAATTTGTTCTTAGTTTTGCAGCTGCTGATGCTGATTTCCGACGCTATTTCCGCGCTACTTTTACTGACGACCGTACAGTAATCTGTATGGACGCCCCTCCGGATAAAATGAGTATCCTGCCATATATTAAGGTACAAAAGCTTTTTCAGGCTCTTAATGTTCCCGAAATCTATCATCTGGATACACAGCAAGGATTTATGGCTCTGGAAGATTTTGGTAATACCCCTTATCTGGCTGCACTGCAACAGGATAAACGTGCTGAAGTACACAAAGTATTGCTGCTGGAAGCCATTGATGAACTCATCAAACTACAACTTTCAAGCCAGCCGGATCAACTACCATTATATGATGAAGCCGTACTAAAAAGGGAAATGCAACTTTTTCCTGAATGGTATGTTCAGAAAGAACTTGGTTTATCATTAACTGAGAAACAGCAACAGTTATGGCAGCAAACAGTTAACAATATATTACCGGTAATATTGTCACAGCCACTGGTCTATGTACATCGTGATTTTATTGTTCGAAACATCATGCTTACCCGCGACCGACCTGGTATTCTTGATTTTCAGGATGCATTGTATGGTCCGATTACTTATGATTTAGTATCACTATTACGTGATGCATTTATCGAATGGGACGAAGAATTTATACTTGACATTGTCATTCGTTACTGGGAAAAAGCAATAGCTGCCGGATTACCGGTACGTACTGATTTTGATCAGTTTTACCGTGATTTTGAATGGATGGGTGTACAGCGCCATCTGAAAGTTGCCGGTATCTTTGCCCGCTTATATTACCGCGATGGTAAAGATAAATATCGCGGTGAAATTCATCGCTTCCTGAAATATTTACGCAAAACCAGCCGCCGTTATGGTGAATTG
- a CDS encoding peptidylprolyl isomerase codes for MKKIHSWLAATMLAVVLPSAMALDIKPVDNIVAVVNDDVITRRELDLVAAQMRSQLPKGQNISNADLHEQALAQLIRKDLLVQAAKRSNIRLTNADVNEAIELFASQRHMTVKELIQRIAKEGVNEDQLRRTITENLLAQKIEQSEVMGKSQVSDAEVDDAIARAQQEGRPLPPPVTAYSYHVQHILLKNDNDITRKLIEQIAQQARSGASFDQLARQYSQDGSAQNGGDLGWIIDGETVPPFEAAVKSLQPGQISMPVRTQFGWHVIRLVAVRSNDSPQERQRNGMRAVLVQEKREILLQNFLKQLHDQAYISIRPLD; via the coding sequence ATGAAAAAGATACATTCTTGGCTGGCAGCAACTATGCTGGCTGTAGTATTGCCTTCGGCAATGGCATTGGATATCAAACCAGTTGATAACATTGTGGCAGTTGTCAATGATGATGTAATAACACGTCGCGAGCTGGACTTAGTAGCAGCCCAGATGCGTTCACAGTTACCAAAAGGACAAAATATCAGTAATGCAGATTTACACGAGCAGGCACTTGCACAGCTGATACGTAAGGATTTACTGGTGCAAGCTGCCAAGCGCTCCAATATCCGCCTGACTAATGCCGATGTAAACGAAGCAATTGAACTGTTTGCTTCACAACGCCATATGACAGTTAAAGAGCTGATTCAGCGCATTGCTAAAGAAGGTGTGAATGAAGATCAGCTGCGCCGCACCATAACGGAAAACCTGCTGGCACAGAAAATTGAACAAAGTGAAGTAATGGGCAAAAGTCAGGTCAGTGATGCAGAGGTAGATGATGCTATTGCACGTGCCCAGCAGGAAGGGCGACCATTGCCGCCACCGGTTACAGCCTATTCCTATCATGTGCAACATATTCTGTTGAAAAACGATAACGATATCACACGAAAACTGATTGAACAGATTGCTCAGCAGGCACGTTCCGGTGCCTCATTCGATCAGCTGGCACGGCAGTATTCTCAGGATGGCAGTGCACAAAATGGCGGAGATCTGGGCTGGATTATCGATGGTGAGACTGTGCCGCCATTCGAAGCTGCGGTGAAATCATTGCAGCCGGGTCAGATATCCATGCCGGTGCGTACTCAGTTTGGCTGGCACGTAATCCGTCTGGTGGCTGTCAGAAGCAATGACAGCCCGCAAGAACGTCAGCGTAACGGGATGCGTGCAGTACTGGTACAGGAAAAACGCGAAATTCTACTGCAAAATTTCCTGAAACAGTTACATGATCAAGCCTATATCAGTATTCGTCCTTTGGATTAA
- the mlaE gene encoding lipid asymmetry maintenance ABC transporter permease subunit MlaE, translated as MKAIEQLGAKTLSFVQHLGRAALFLLAALLRSGTVLRRPRLMIRQMYFSGVLSIIIIAVSGLFVGMVLGLQAYTQLAKFKSADILGYMVAAAMLRELGPVLAAILFASSAGGAMTSEIGLMKTTEQLEAMNVMAIDPVARVIAPRFWAGVLSMPLLASIFNVAGVYGAYLIGVKYFGMDNGVFWGQMQNNLDFYYDVVNGLIKSLVFGVVVTLIAVYQGFYAKPTSEGILRANTRTVVSSSLTILAVDFMLTALMFTK; from the coding sequence ATGAAAGCAATCGAGCAACTGGGTGCAAAAACCCTGAGTTTTGTCCAGCATCTGGGGCGGGCAGCATTATTTCTGCTTGCCGCCTTGCTGCGCAGCGGAACAGTTTTACGTCGTCCGCGCCTGATGATCCGGCAAATGTATTTTTCCGGTGTTCTTTCTATTATCATTATCGCAGTATCAGGACTGTTTGTCGGAATGGTACTGGGGTTACAGGCCTACACACAGCTGGCTAAATTTAAATCTGCAGATATTCTTGGTTATATGGTGGCTGCCGCCATGCTGCGCGAGCTTGGTCCGGTATTGGCTGCGATACTGTTTGCCAGCAGTGCCGGTGGTGCAATGACCAGTGAAATAGGTTTAATGAAAACCACTGAACAACTGGAAGCCATGAATGTCATGGCTATTGATCCGGTGGCGAGAGTTATCGCCCCACGTTTTTGGGCAGGTGTACTTTCCATGCCTTTACTGGCTTCAATATTTAATGTGGCCGGCGTTTATGGTGCTTATCTGATTGGCGTAAAATATTTTGGCATGGATAACGGCGTATTCTGGGGTCAAATGCAGAATAATCTTGATTTTTACTACGATGTTGTAAATGGTTTAATTAAATCATTGGTATTTGGCGTAGTTGTTACTCTGATAGCTGTTTATCAGGGGTTTTATGCAAAACCGACATCAGAAGGTATTTTGCGCGCCAATACACGTACTGTTGTATCCAGCTCATTAACTATTCTGGCAGTGGATTTTATGCTGACCGCTCTGATGTTTACCAAATAG